One genomic region from Camelus bactrianus isolate YW-2024 breed Bactrian camel chromosome 3, ASM4877302v1, whole genome shotgun sequence encodes:
- the LOC141577141 gene encoding GDP-fucose protein O-fucosyltransferase 2-like isoform X2, which translates to MVTGATLCAGRRALLGRVAGSGSVQLPGTMAVLAAGDGGLLGRATSSGLVSRRPTSCLGRRPTDARYLLCDFNPPEGFNLLRNVCIHIAFLLKTLLKMEEPVLVLFPWGQLYHWQSPDPWSESFDLPSLNRSIPDIEYEQFIAGTLCS; encoded by the exons atggttacaggcgccacgctctgcgcgggccggcgtgcgcttctggggcgggtagcgggctccggaagtgtgcagctgcccgggaccatggcggtgcttgctgctggggatggcggcttgctcggccgggcgactagttctggcctggtcagtcggcggccgacatcctgtctggggcggcgtcccacagacg ccaggtaccttctgtgtgacttcaaccctccagagggcttcaacctccttaggaacgtctgcatccacattgccttcctcctgaagaccctgctgaagatggaggagccggtactggtgctattcccttggggccaactctaccactggcagagccccgatccctggtccgaatcctttgacctcccaagtctcaacagaagcatccctgacattgagtacgagcagttcattgcag
- the LOC141577141 gene encoding GDP-fucose protein O-fucosyltransferase 2-like isoform X1: MVTGATLCAGRRALLGRVAGSGSVQLPGTMAVLAAGDGGLLGRATSSGLVSRRPTSCLGRRPTDGKPRYLLCDFNPPEGFNLLRNVCIHIAFLLKTLLKMEEPVLVLFPWGQLYHWQSPDPWSESFDLPSLNRSIPDIEYEQFIAGTLCS; encoded by the exons atggttacaggcgccacgctctgcgcgggccggcgtgcgcttctggggcgggtagcgggctccggaagtgtgcagctgcccgggaccatggcggtgcttgctgctggggatggcggcttgctcggccgggcgactagttctggcctggtcagtcggcggccgacatcctgtctggggcggcgtcccacagacggtaaac ccaggtaccttctgtgtgacttcaaccctccagagggcttcaacctccttaggaacgtctgcatccacattgccttcctcctgaagaccctgctgaagatggaggagccggtactggtgctattcccttggggccaactctaccactggcagagccccgatccctggtccgaatcctttgacctcccaagtctcaacagaagcatccctgacattgagtacgagcagttcattgcag
- the LOC141577141 gene encoding GDP-fucose protein O-fucosyltransferase 2-like isoform X3: MVTGATLCAGRRALLGRVAGSGSVQLPGTMAVLAAGDGGLLGRATSSGLVSRRPTSCLGRRPTDGKPRYLLCDFNPPEGFNLLRNVCIHIAFLLKTLLKMEEPVLVLFPWGQLYHWQSPDPWSESFDLPSLNRSIPDIEYEQFIAGL, from the exons atggttacaggcgccacgctctgcgcgggccggcgtgcgcttctggggcgggtagcgggctccggaagtgtgcagctgcccgggaccatggcggtgcttgctgctggggatggcggcttgctcggccgggcgactagttctggcctggtcagtcggcggccgacatcctgtctggggcggcgtcccacagacggtaaac ccaggtaccttctgtgtgacttcaaccctccagagggcttcaacctccttaggaacgtctgcatccacattgccttcctcctgaagaccctgctgaagatggaggagccggtactggtgctattcccttggggccaactctaccactggcagagccccgatccctggtccgaatcctttgacctcccaagtctcaacagaagcatccctgacattgagtacgagcagttcattgcag